ACGTCCACGGTTGATGGCGATCAGGAGGCTCTCCTCTGCGTCGTTGAGCTGGAGGCAGAAGGCATCCAGCTTCGACCATTCGCCGTCGGCCACGCGCTGGCCGTCCGGCTTCAGCCAGAGCCCGTCGGGCGGATCGCCATTGCCGGTGAGGAAGCTGTGCTGTCCGAGAACGGGATGGGCACGGCGCAGGCGCATCAGTTCCGCGACGAAGTCGATCAGGGCCCCGTCGACTGACGCCCAATCGAGCCAGGTGATGTCGTTGTCCTGGGCATAGGCATTGTTGTTGCCGCGTTGGGTCCGTCCGAATTCATCGCCGGCCGTCAGCATCGGGACGCCACGCGATAGGAAAAGCGTCGCCAGCAGGGCGCGGGCGTCGCGTCGCCGCGTCGCCTCGATTGCGGGATCGCCGCTTGGACCTTCGACGCCGTCGTTCCAGCTGTGGCTGTCATTGTCGCCGTCCCGATTGCCTTCGCCGTTCGCCTCGTTGTGCTTGGCGGCGTAGCTGACGAGATCGGCGAGGGTGAAGCCGTCATGGGCCGTGACGAAGTTGACGCTCGCCTGCGGGCCGCGATGGCGGGCGGCGAAGAGGTCGGAGGAGCCGGCAAGCCGCGTCGCCAACGCGCCGGCCATGCCGCTGTCGCCACGCCAGAAGCGGCGGACATCGTCGCGATAGCGGCCGTTCCATTCGGCGAAGGGGGCGGGGAATTCGCCCAGGCGATAGCCGCCAGGCCCGATGTCCCAGGGCTCGGCGATCAGGATCGACTGCGAGAGGTCCGGGTCCTGGAGGAGGGCGGAGAAGAAGGGCGCTTCCGGCGAGAAGCCCGTGGCGGTGCGGCCAAGCACTGTGCCGAGATCGAAGCGGAAGCCGGAGACGCCGAGGCGGCGCCAATGGCGCAGCGCGTCCAGGGCCAGGCGCACGACCGGCGCGCTATCGAGCGCGATGGTGTGGCCGCAGCCTGTGTCGTTGATCAGCCGGCCGGGATCGTCCTCGGCGTGGCGATAATACACCGCGGTATCGAGGCCGCGCAGCGAGATGGTGGCGCCGTGTTCGTCGCTCTCGGCCGTGTGGTTGAAGACGACGTCCAGGATCACGCCGATGCCGGCGCGGTCATAGGTCGCGCACAGCGCTGCCAGATCGGCCCCCCCGTTCGGAGCCAATCGCGGATCGAGCGCGAAGAAATTGACGGGGTTGTAGCCCCAGGCGTTGCGCAGTCCGAGGGGCGGCAGGTGCCGCTCATCCATCCAGGCAACAACGGGCATCAACTCGACATGGCTGACGCCGAGCTTCTTGAGATGCGCGATCAGTGCCGGCTCGGTCAGCGCCGCCAGCGTGCCGCGTAGCGCCTCCGGCACGGCGGGCTGGCGCATGCTGAAGGCCCTGACGGACAGCTCATAGATGAAACCCGGCGATCGCGGCGCGACGATCTGCGCAGCCTCGTGCGCCGTGACGATGCCCAGGGGAAGGAGCCCGGCCGAATCCACGCCGCGTTGCGCAAGGCGCGGGTCCCACCGAAACTGGCGGTCGACCGATCTCGCATAAGGGTCGACGAGCAGCTTCGATGCATCGAAGCGATGGCCTTGCTCGGGCTGCCAGGGGCCCTCGACCCGCAAGCCATAGCGCAATCCCGGCCGCGCGCCCGGCACGAAGCCATGATGGATGTCGCCGCTGCGGACTGGCAGGGGCTGCCGCGCGACCTCCGTTTCGCCGTCCTCGTCGAACAGGCATAGATGCACGCGCTCGCCATGCCGGGAGAAGACGGCGAAAGCCACGCCATCCCGCGTCGGCGTCGCTCCCAGCTCCGCCGGGCAGGCGCAGGGGACGACGGACCAGCGGGTCATCGGAGCACGAGACGTTGCGTACGTCGTGTAGGCTCGAACGGGCGATGTCCTGCCAAGATGTCAGCCCTTGGGAGCGTAGCCGGCCGGCACGTTCCAGATCCGGTCGGCATATTCGCGGATGGCGCGGTCGGCGCTGAACCAGGCGCAATGGGCCGTGTTGGTCACCGCCATGCGCCACCATTGCGCGGGATCGCCCCAGAGCGCATCGACCCGTCTCTGTGCCTGGCGGTAGCTCTCGAAGTCGTTCAGCACCATGAACCAGTCATTGGCGCGCAGGCCGTCGACGAGGCCGAGATAGCGGTCGCGATCGCGCGGCGAATAGGCGCCGCTGGCGACGGCATCCAGCACGCCTTCGAGGTGCGGTGCCTCCCGGATGACATCGCCCGTTGGGCGCGGGTTGCGCTTGGCGGCTTCGACCTGTTCCGCCGTCATGCCGAAGATGACGATGTTGTCTTCGCCGACGCGCTCGCCGATCTCGATATTGGCGCCGTCGAGCGTGCCGATGGTGACGGCGCCGTTCAGCGCGAACTTCATGTTGCCGGTGCCGGAGGCCTCCATGCCGGCGGTGGAGATCTGCTCCGAGAGGTCGGCGGCCGGAATGATCATCTCGGCCAGGCTGACGTTGTAGTTCGGCAGGAAGACGACCTTGAGTCGGTCGCGCGTGGTGATGTCGTTGTTCACCACGGCGGCGACGTCGTTGATCAGGTTGATGATCGACTTGGCGGTGGCGTAGTTCGACGCCGCCTTGCCGGCGAAGATCTTCACGCGCGGCGCCCAGTCTCGATAGGGCTCGGAGCGGATCGCATCGTAAAGCGCGATCGTCTCGAGGATGTTGAGCAGCTGGCGCTTGTATTCGTGGATGCGCTTGATCTGGACGTCGAATAGCGCATCGGGATCGACCGTGACCCCGCAATCCTGGCGGATGATCTTGGCCAGCTTCAGCTTGTTCTCGCGGCGAATCGCGATGAGGCGCTCATGGACGGCCTTGTCGCCCGCATGGGCGCCGAACCGGCGGATGAGGCCGATATCGTCGGTGACCGCTTCTCCGCACGTCTCTTCAAGCAGCTTAGTCAATCCGGGGTTGGCGCCGAACAGCCAGCGGCGCGGCGTGATCCCGTTGGTGACGTTGGTGATGCGATCCGGAAAGACATTGTTGAGCGGCGCGAAGACCGTCTCCTTCATCAGGCTGGAATGCAGTGCCGAGACGCCGTTGACCTTGTGCGAGCCGACGAAGGCGAGATGGGCCATGCGCACGCGGCGGCCGTGGTGCTCGTCGATCAGCGAAAGCGACGCGAGATCGGCCTCGGGCGCGTCGCGGCGCACGCTGTCGAGGAAGCGGGCGTTGATACCGAAGATGATCTGCATGTGGCGCGGCAGCAGCCGCTCCATCAGCGCCACCGGCCAGGTCTCCAGGGCCTCCGGCAGGAGCGTGTGGTTGGTGTAGGAAATCGTGGCGTTCGTGACTGCCCAGGCCTGCTCCCATTCCATCTTGTGCTGATCGATCAGCAGCCGCATCAGCTCCGCCACGGCGAGCGCAGGGTGCGTGTCGTTGAGCTGGATCGACGCCTTCTCGGCGAGATCGTCCAGCTTGCCGAACTGTCGATAATGCCGCCGGACGAGGTCCTGCAACGATGCGGAGGTGAAGAAGAACTCCTGCCGCAACCGCAATTCCTGGCCGACCGGCGTGGAATCGTTTGGATAGAGCACCTTCGAGATGGCCTCGGCGCGGTTCCGCTCCGCCACGGCGCCGATCAGGTCGCCCTGGTTGAAGGCGTCGAGCGAAAGCGGGTGCATCGCGCGGGCGCGCCACAGCCGCAGAGTGGTGGCGTCCCGGCCGCGCCAGCCGACGATCGGCGTGTCGTAGGCGACGGCGAAGACCGTTTCTTCCGGAGCCCAGAAGACCTCGCCGGGCTTGGCAGTGCCGGTGACCGAACCGCCGAAGCCGATCTTGTAGGCGCTCTCGCGCCGTTCGAACTCCCACGGGTTGCGGAAGGAGAGCCAGTCTTCGGGCACTTCGACTTGCTTGCCGCCGTCGATGCGCTGCTTGAACAGGCCGTGGTCGTACCGGATGCCGTAGCCGAGCGCGGCGACGCCGGTCGACGCCATCGCCTCCATGTAGCAGGCGGCGAGCCGGCCGAGGCCGCCATTGCCCAGGGCGGCATCGGGCTCGATGGTTTCGATGTCGTTGAGGTCGACGCCCAACTCGTGCATGGCCTGCGCCATCGCGCCGGTCAGCCCGAGATTGTTCAGCGTGTCGGCGAGCGATCGGCCGATCAGGAACTCCAGCGAGAGGTAGTAGACCCGCTTGCGCCCGGTGGCGTAGCTCTCCTTCGTCGAATTCTGCCAGACGTCGACGACATGGTCGCGTGCGGCGAGGATACCCGCCGTCAGCCAGTCATGCGGTTGAGCGACAGCCGGGTTCTTCCCGAGCGAATAGGTGAGCTTGCGCACCACCTCTGCCTTGATGCGCTCGACCTGTTCGTCGGGCTCATAGTGCACGGAGGACTGGGAGGAGGTCGCGCTCAAGGACAAAGCTCGTTGCTGCCAAAGGAGATGCCACGATCTCCTAATGCTGCGGCCACATCAAGGTCGCGTTGCCTCAAGGGTAGACTCAGGCCCTGACGCAGCCGGTCAAAAGCGCGCCAGTGATCATTTTTCGAGACTTTCCTTCACACAGGAAATCTGGCCGGAAGCCGCTTCGCTCCCGGCAGCGAATGGAACGGCGATGCGCGTTCGCCAAGCGAATGGGACACGCCATCGATGCAGCGTGACCGCCGCCGTCATGACATGCGAGGGCTACAGGAAGCCCGCCCGCCGGCGGGAAGCTTCCCGGCCTATGCGCCATGAAACTTCGCTTGTGGCCATCGATCAGCACCTGCCTGATCCGCAGCTTCTGCCGAGCAAATGCAACCGGCGTGTTCGCGACGGAGCCATTACCGCTGCGTCGACGAACCGAGATCAGGGTCCTACGAGTTGCCCGCCGTCGACGACGATGGTCTGGGCGGTGACCCAGCTGGCCTTGTCGGAAGCGAGGAAGAGCACGACCTCGGCAACTTCCTCGGGCTTGCCCATCCGGCCGAAGGGGATGCTGGCCAACGTCGCTTGATAGAGTTCGGGATTCGACGTCTTCCGATCCTCCCACGAGCCGCCCGGGAACTCGATCGAACCGGGCGCGACCCCGTTCACCCGGATGCCCTTCCGCGACAGCATCTTCGCCTGGCTCGCGGTATAATGCATCACTGCCGCTTTGATGGCGCCGTAGGGCGCCGCACGCGATGAGGCCCGCAGGGCCGAGATCGAAGAGATGTTCACGATCGACGAACCCGGCTTCATATGGGGGATCGCCGCATGGCTGCCCCGGACAATAGCCATCATGTCGACGTTGAGCGAGGCGGCCCAGCCTTCCTCGTCGTCCGAATGGCCGAAGCCGGAGGCGTTGTTGACGAGGACGTCCAGCCCGCCAAGAGCCTTCACCGCCTCGGGCACATAGGCCTCGATCGCGCTTGCGTCGGCGAGATCGACGCTGGCCCCGTGAGCCGTGACGCCGAGCGCTTCGATTTCCCGGCGTGTCGCCTCGAGCGGTCCGGCGCCCCGCGCACAGATCGAGACGGATGCGCCGCCGGCCGCGAATCTCAGCGCGATGGAGCGCCCGATGCCGCGGCTGCCGCCCATCACGATCACTCGCTTGCCGGTGAATTCCTTGACCATGCGGGCACTCCTTCTGATCGCCTGCCGGCACCGTTACAGGGGTGCCGAAGGACTCGGTTTGAAGGCCCTTCAACATGGCTCGCGGAGTCGTGTAAAGGCGGATGGGCAGTTTTCAGCTCTGGCTCATCTGACGCTGGGCCGGAGCAACCGGAATTGTGACGCTCACCTGCTGGAGAGCCCGTGCTCCGGACGCCACTCGATATTCGGAAATGGTGCTATCCGGGTGCGGCTTCGGAATAATCTCACTGGGGCCGGCAAGCACGACATGTGCAACGCGATTCCCTGGCGGTGAATTCAATGTGAACAGTTGCCGAAAGATCAGAAGATATTGGGTAATGGCACTGCCGCGCCGAAGGTTCGGTTCAGATTCTCTATCGCCGCTTACGGGCCGGACAGCCTCAATTTCAGTCTCATCTTGACGATCTGGGCCATAGACCGGAGGAACAACCATCCCCGCGAATGCGGATGTTCGCGGCGTTGATCCAGCTCTCCGAAACCAATTTCGGACTCCAAAACAATATCGACAGCGTCGGAATTGAACGCTACCTCAGCGATGGGCGACAAGCGGGGCGGGGATATGCGGGGAGCGTTGATCAGATTGGCGGGCACGCTGATCCTGTTCTTTGCCCGCTTCCTGACTGCTGTCCGTGGGCGGTGGGAAGGCGTGGCCCCGGCAGCCGAGCAGCAGATCTATTACGCCAATCATGCGAGCCATGGCGACTTCGTCCTGATCTGGACCGTTTTGCCGCGTCGGATGCGATTTGCGACCAGGCCAGTCGCGGGCAGCGATTACTGGCTGAAAAGCCGCATGAGGCGCTTCATCGGTTGTGATGTCTTCAACGCGGTTTTGATCGATCGCGATCGCGCCAGCCGGACACGTGATCCGATCGTCCAGATGACAGAAGCGCTGGATGCCGGCTCGTCCCTGATCGTCTTCCCCGAAGGCACGCGAAATATGACGCAGGCTCCGCTCCTGCCGTTCAAAAGTGGCCTGTTCCATCTTGCGAAGGCGCGTCCGAACGTCGCCCTCGTGCCGACCTGGATCGACAACCTCAACCGGGTCATGCCGAAGGGCGAGTTCGTGCCCATCCCGCTGATCTGCACCGTCACTTTCGGCGCGCCGCTCCGGCTTGCCGAAGCGGAGACGAAGCAGGATTTCCTGGCCAGGTCGGAGGCGGCCCTGCTCGCCCTGTCACCGAAGTCGAACATGTCATGACCATGCCGCATCCCGATCTGGTCGCTGTGCTGGCCGGCCTGCTCGTCGTCCTGATCCTGGCTTCCGTCGTCGGCTACGTGCTGCAGCGCAGGCTGTCGCCCGACGGTTCGCATGCTGTGGTGGAGAACCTGAACGACCGCATCCGGGCCTGGTGGGTGATGGTCGTGCTGATGGGACTGGCGCTGATCGGCGGCAAGACCGGCGTAACGCTGCTCTTCGCGTTCTGCTCCTTCGCAGCCCTGCGTGAGTTCATTACGCTGACCGATACGCGCCGGGCGGACCACTGGGCGCTGGCGGCGGCCTTCTTCATCGTGCTGCCGGTGCAGTACTACCTGATCTGGATCGAGTGGTACGGGCTCTACTCGATCTTCATCCCCGTCTACGCCTTCCTGCTCATGCCGATCATCGCCGCCTTGCGCGGCGACACTGACCATTTCCTCATGCGCATCGCCGAAGTGCAGTGGGCACTGATGATCTGCGTCTTCAGCACCTCGCATGTGCCGGCGCTGCTGAGCCTCGACATCGCCGGCTACCAGGGCCGCAACGTCCTGCTGATCGCCTTCCTCGTCATCGTCGTGCAGATCAGCGACGTCCTGCAATATGTCTGGGGCAAGCTGCTCGGCCGCACCAAGATCGCGCCGAAGCTCTCGCCCTCGAAGACGGTCGAGGGTTTCGTCGGCGGCGCGCTCAGCGCCACCGCCGTCGGCGCCGGCCTGTCCTGGATGACGCCGTTCACGCCGCTCCAGGCCGCCTTTCTCTCGCTGGTCATCGTCCTCCTGGGCTTCTTCGGCGGGCTCGTCATGTCGGCGATCAAGCGCGATCGCGGCGTCAAGGATTGGGGCCATCTGATCGCCGGCCATGGCGGCTTCATCGACCGGCTCGATTCCGTTGTTTTCTCCGCTCCGATCTTCTTCCATCTGGTCCGCTACGGATGGTCGGCCGTATGACCCGGCCGCTCGCACGCCTGATGCGCAGCAGCGTCGTCCATGTCGCCTTCGCTTTCGTCGCGATGGGTAGCTGGGCGGCCTTTGCCAACCGCGCCCATCCAATGCCGGCACCGCTCCATGCGGGCCTGTTGCAGGGCGCGATCTCGGCTTCGATCACGCTGGTCCTGAAGCGCTGCATCGAATATCTCGCCAGCCGCTTCTCCGGCGTGGCCGCATTGCTGGCGCCGCCGGTGATCGCCGGCCTCGTCTCGGCGAGCCTGCTGACGATCCTCCACACGATCGGCGGCACGCCCGAGATCATCCGCACCATCGCCGTGCCGCTCACCGTCGCGACGAGCTACGCCGCGCTCTACAATTATTCGCTCTGGCGCATCCGGAAGGCCTGAACCATGGCGAAGGACGAGAATCGACGCCCGCTCGCCAGCCGCGATTCCGGCTGGGCCCGCGCCATCGCCCGCAGGCTGAGCGCCGCTGCCGTGACGCCGAACCAGATCTCGATGGCGAGCATGGTCATGGCCGCCTTCGCCGGCGTGGCGTTCTGGCAGGCGGGTACGGCCGGGGCAGGCATCCGCGTGGTCCTTCTTCTGACGGCCGCGCTGTTCTGCCAGTTCAGGCTGCTCTGCAACCTGTTCGACGG
Above is a genomic segment from Bosea sp. NBC_00550 containing:
- the glgX gene encoding glycogen debranching protein GlgX, with product MTRWSVVPCACPAELGATPTRDGVAFAVFSRHGERVHLCLFDEDGETEVARQPLPVRSGDIHHGFVPGARPGLRYGLRVEGPWQPEQGHRFDASKLLVDPYARSVDRQFRWDPRLAQRGVDSAGLLPLGIVTAHEAAQIVAPRSPGFIYELSVRAFSMRQPAVPEALRGTLAALTEPALIAHLKKLGVSHVELMPVVAWMDERHLPPLGLRNAWGYNPVNFFALDPRLAPNGGADLAALCATYDRAGIGVILDVVFNHTAESDEHGATISLRGLDTAVYYRHAEDDPGRLINDTGCGHTIALDSAPVVRLALDALRHWRRLGVSGFRFDLGTVLGRTATGFSPEAPFFSALLQDPDLSQSILIAEPWDIGPGGYRLGEFPAPFAEWNGRYRDDVRRFWRGDSGMAGALATRLAGSSDLFAARHRGPQASVNFVTAHDGFTLADLVSYAAKHNEANGEGNRDGDNDSHSWNDGVEGPSGDPAIEATRRRDARALLATLFLSRGVPMLTAGDEFGRTQRGNNNAYAQDNDITWLDWASVDGALIDFVAELMRLRRAHPVLGQHSFLTGNGDPPDGLWLKPDGQRVADGEWSKLDAFCLQLNDAEESLLIAINRGREAMPLSFSTGAWTRLLASNEGAAGELPPRSVSLWRRTA
- a CDS encoding glycogen/starch/alpha-glucan phosphorylase, with the translated sequence MSLSATSSQSSVHYEPDEQVERIKAEVVRKLTYSLGKNPAVAQPHDWLTAGILAARDHVVDVWQNSTKESYATGRKRVYYLSLEFLIGRSLADTLNNLGLTGAMAQAMHELGVDLNDIETIEPDAALGNGGLGRLAACYMEAMASTGVAALGYGIRYDHGLFKQRIDGGKQVEVPEDWLSFRNPWEFERRESAYKIGFGGSVTGTAKPGEVFWAPEETVFAVAYDTPIVGWRGRDATTLRLWRARAMHPLSLDAFNQGDLIGAVAERNRAEAISKVLYPNDSTPVGQELRLRQEFFFTSASLQDLVRRHYRQFGKLDDLAEKASIQLNDTHPALAVAELMRLLIDQHKMEWEQAWAVTNATISYTNHTLLPEALETWPVALMERLLPRHMQIIFGINARFLDSVRRDAPEADLASLSLIDEHHGRRVRMAHLAFVGSHKVNGVSALHSSLMKETVFAPLNNVFPDRITNVTNGITPRRWLFGANPGLTKLLEETCGEAVTDDIGLIRRFGAHAGDKAVHERLIAIRRENKLKLAKIIRQDCGVTVDPDALFDVQIKRIHEYKRQLLNILETIALYDAIRSEPYRDWAPRVKIFAGKAASNYATAKSIINLINDVAAVVNNDITTRDRLKVVFLPNYNVSLAEMIIPAADLSEQISTAGMEASGTGNMKFALNGAVTIGTLDGANIEIGERVGEDNIVIFGMTAEQVEAAKRNPRPTGDVIREAPHLEGVLDAVASGAYSPRDRDRYLGLVDGLRANDWFMVLNDFESYRQAQRRVDALWGDPAQWWRMAVTNTAHCAWFSADRAIREYADRIWNVPAGYAPKG
- a CDS encoding SDR family NAD(P)-dependent oxidoreductase, whose amino-acid sequence is MVKEFTGKRVIVMGGSRGIGRSIALRFAAGGASVSICARGAGPLEATRREIEALGVTAHGASVDLADASAIEAYVPEAVKALGGLDVLVNNASGFGHSDDEEGWAASLNVDMMAIVRGSHAAIPHMKPGSSIVNISSISALRASSRAAPYGAIKAAVMHYTASQAKMLSRKGIRVNGVAPGSIEFPGGSWEDRKTSNPELYQATLASIPFGRMGKPEEVAEVVLFLASDKASWVTAQTIVVDGGQLVGP
- a CDS encoding lysophospholipid acyltransferase family protein, which translates into the protein MRGALIRLAGTLILFFARFLTAVRGRWEGVAPAAEQQIYYANHASHGDFVLIWTVLPRRMRFATRPVAGSDYWLKSRMRRFIGCDVFNAVLIDRDRASRTRDPIVQMTEALDAGSSLIVFPEGTRNMTQAPLLPFKSGLFHLAKARPNVALVPTWIDNLNRVMPKGEFVPIPLICTVTFGAPLRLAEAETKQDFLARSEAALLALSPKSNMS
- a CDS encoding phosphatidate cytidylyltransferase; this encodes MTMPHPDLVAVLAGLLVVLILASVVGYVLQRRLSPDGSHAVVENLNDRIRAWWVMVVLMGLALIGGKTGVTLLFAFCSFAALREFITLTDTRRADHWALAAAFFIVLPVQYYLIWIEWYGLYSIFIPVYAFLLMPIIAALRGDTDHFLMRIAEVQWALMICVFSTSHVPALLSLDIAGYQGRNVLLIAFLVIVVQISDVLQYVWGKLLGRTKIAPKLSPSKTVEGFVGGALSATAVGAGLSWMTPFTPLQAAFLSLVIVLLGFFGGLVMSAIKRDRGVKDWGHLIAGHGGFIDRLDSVVFSAPIFFHLVRYGWSAV